A stretch of DNA from Francisella uliginis:
ATGCTTGCTAAAGCTTTTCAAAAACTGGGATACGCTGAGAGTTTTGCTAAAGTTGTGGTTTCAACTCGTGAAGGTGTAGGACACTTTCAATGTAACGGGGCTATGCCATTAGCAAAATTTGCAAAAAAAGCTCCATTCATTATTGCTCAAGATATTATTGATAGTATTGATGATAAGAGTATTTTTGCAAAGCTAGAAGTTGCGAAACCAGGGTTTATTAATATGACCTTATCTAGTGATTTTTTAGCAAAGATCACTAATGAATTTTTAAATGCAGAGAAGTTCGGTGCAAAAAATAATAATGATCCAAAAAAAGTCGTCTTAGATTTTGGAGGTCCCAATGTTGCTAAGCCGATGCATGTTGGGCATATAAGATCTGCACTACTAGGTGATGCACTACAAAGAATACATCGTTTTTATAATGATGATGTGGTTTCAGATGTACACTTAGGAGATTGGGGTACTCAGATGGGTATGCTGATTGAAGAAATTAAATTAGAATCTCCTGATTTGGTTTATTTTGATGAAAACTTTACAGGAGAATATCCCGAGCAGTCGCCTGTTACAGTCAAAGAGCTTGCAGAAATTTATCCTAGAGCTTCAAAAAGATGTAAATCAGATATGACAGAGATGGAAAAAGCTAGACAGGCTACTTTTGAATTACAGCAAGGTCGCAGAGGATATGTTGCGTTATGGCAGCATTTTGTCAGAATTTCTGTAGAGGCTATCAAAAAAGATTTTGATAGTTTAGATGTTAGCTTTGATTTATGGCTAGGTGAAAGTGATGCTAATAAGTTTGTTGATGAAATGATTGCTCACTTTAAAGCAGAAAACTTTATTTATGAGGATGAAGGTGCTTGGGTTATAGATACTAATAAAGAAGATGTTCCTCCTCTTATAGTCGTTAAGAGTGATGGCGGCGTTATGTACGGCACGACAGATTTAGCAACTTTATGGCAGCGTAATAAAGATCTCAATCCTGATGAAGTTATTTATGTTGTGGATAAAAGACAATCTTTACACTTTAAGCAAGTCTTTAGTGTTGCAGAGAGAACAGGTGTCGTAAATAGTCAATGTAGACTTAAACATGTGGCTTTTGGTACAGTAAATGGTAAAGATGGTAGGCCTTTTAAGACACGAGAAGGTGGCGTGATGCGCTTATCAGATTTGATTTCTCAAGCAAAACAATGTGCTAGAGATAGGATGCCAGAAGAAAAAAATGAGCATGTTATAAATCAAATAGCTATGGCTACAATTAAATTTGGTGACTTGGTCAATAACTACTCAAATGATTATATATTTGATTTAGAGAAATTTGCTCAATATGAAGGTAAAACTGGACCTTATCTTTTGTATACAGCTGTAAGAGCTAAATCAATTCTTAGAAAAGTGTTTGGTGAGGATTATTGCATAAAATCTTTAATTAAAGATTTTAACATAGCACCTGCACAAAATGAGCATGAAGAAAAATTACAGCTTCAACTTTTACAGTTTCCAATTGCTGTTGCTAGATCTTATGAAAATTCCCAGCCTCACCATATTTGTGAGTATGCATATTCTTTAGCAAATAGTTTCAATAAATTTTATGTTAATTGTCCTATTACAAGTCTTGATGATGAGACAGCTAAAAATACTCGAGTAGCTTTATGTTTAGCAACTGTAAAAGCAATGACTATAGCTGCTGGCTTATTAGGTATTTCAATTCCTGAGAGAATGTAATAATACTTTAATCATATCAAATTCTTACATTTTCCAGTTTATATCTAAGTAGTAAGAAAATAATATACTAAAGTATTTTTTCAAAATTCAGGAGTACTATGAATTAAATCTAGTATATAATTTTTCTTTAGTTAGCAAAGAATATATGGAAGTTTTAATGTCCAATTTTTTTAATCAGCCGAAAGCTTTTTATACCATCTTTATGTTAGAAATATGGGAGCGCTTTGGCTATGGTGCTTTAGTTGCAATACTTGTTGTTTATTTGCAAATAGGTGGAATTCATTTAAGTGAAAGTGGGGCTATAGCAACATATGCAGCTTTTGCAGCTTTAGTTTATGCTTTTATTGTCTTAGGGGGTTATATTGGTGATATGATCCTTGGTGCAAAAAGGACAATATTGCTTGGTTTAATTATACTTCTTAGTGGTTATGCTCTATTAGTTTTTGAGGATAAGGAATCAACTTTATGGGGCTTATCTTTTATATGTGTTGGTACCGGGCTATTTAAATCTAATCCAACTAGTTTGCTAGCTAAATGTTATGTAAATAGTGATTCTGGGAAAATTAGTAATGCATTTACTTTATTCTACATGGCGATAAATATTGGCTCGTTATTAGGTATGCTAATGATTCCAACCATAGCAAAAAACTTTGGCTATTCATCTAGTTTTATAGCTATTTCAATGGCTCTTGTTTTAGCAATTATGACATTTGTAGGCTTCGGTTTTACTATGAAAAATATCTATACATATGCTGGAGGTAAGAAATTAAATTATAAATATTTGTTTTTTGTGATCGTAGGTGTGGCTATTATGATATATATAGTTAAGTTTTTATTAGCGTATATACTAATTGCTAAACTAATAGTTGTTTTAACTTTCATATTATCATTTTGCATTTATATATATTTAGCTTACCTGTATAAGAAAGAAGGCTATTTTTATAAAATGATGTTAGCGTTAATTTTAATGTGTGAAGCGATGGTATATAAAGTCTCTTATATTCAAATGGCTTCTTCAATAAATTTATTTACCATAAAAAATACAGATCATTCTATTTTAGGTTTAACTATAGCTCCAGAAACTTTCCAGTCATTTAATCCTTTTTGGATATTCGTTTTAAGTCCAATATTGGCTTTTTATTATGTTCGTTCGGAAAATTCTAAGTTTGATATAAATGTATATACTAAGTTTTCTATAGGCTTGTTTAGTATAGGTTTTTCTTTTATAGTATTGTATATTTCTCGTTTTAGTGCTGTTGATGGAGTTATTTCTGCGTATTGGTTGGTACTTAGCTATGCTCTTCAAGCGCTCGGAGAACTTTTGATTTCAGCAATAGGCCTATCAATGTTTACTAAGTTAGCTCCAGCGAAAGTAAATGGTTTTATGGTAGGTGTTTGGTGGGTGTTTTTAGCATTTGCATCAATATTAGGGGGTATCGTTGCTCAGCTAACAGCTATTGATAAAAATCAGGCAATAAATATGACCTTAAATACATCATTGGTTGATTATACTAATTTCTTTTTATCTATTGGAGTTGTAATAATTATAGTTTCACTATTATCATTTAAACTATCGCCGTTTAAAAGAAAGCTTATGAATCAGGTGAGCTAGTAGAGTTAGTTAGTGAAAAAGTAAGCTGATGTTTGAGATAGTACAGCAATTATTAATACAGCTATTGCAAAAAACATATAGGTTTTAGCTTTTTTACTACTATAAAACCACTCTTTAAAAAAGAACCCCCAGAAATTTGATGTCAATATAATGAAAACCATAAAGATAGGGTAGGTAATTATTATTCCTAGACCTCCAAGTAAAGTACCAGAAATACTAAAAAATATAATACATTCAAAAAACATAAAAGCCATAGCGATAATAGCTATCTTTTCTGTAATAAAACTTTTGAATAAGAATGTATTATATTTTTTAGGTAAGAGTTTTTTCTCTTTATTGTATTTATATTTAAAGTAGAGAATATTAGGAATAAATGCACCTAAAAAGATTATCACCCAAGGCATATTGCTTTTTGTTAGTAATGATAAACTATCAAGGTTTGGATTTTTCATAAAGAAGCTTACTCCATAATTAAAAACAAAAGCTTGGGTCATTGATCCAATACCTGCAGTAATACAGCATATTATACCAATGATAAAGCTACTACTCTTCTTATCAAGAGTTGCTCCGATATCTCTATCGCGTATTCTAGCTGCAATAGTTACAAGTGTTACACCTATTATAAATAGGATAAAGCTTAAGATTATTATTATTCCAAATGGAGTAAGTAACTTAGATTGATTTAAGATAACTAATGGAAGAATTGAACCACCTGCTGTAGCAAGTCCGATATTTATACCAAAAGTTATTGATATCCCAACATGCTTGAATGCAACAAGGCAGCAAATCATTCCAGCACCCCAAATAAAACCTCCAATAAAAAGGGTAAGTAGGACTTTTGTCGAGATATAGCTGTAGTAAGTAGCAAAATCGTTACAAAAAAGATATAAAGTTAGAATCGGTATGATTACATATGCCCAATAAGAGAAATGAAACCATACCTGATTCTTTGATGTATTGTTTATTAGTTTAGATGGGACTGCAA
This window harbors:
- the argS gene encoding arginine--tRNA ligase, with product MNIETYLSEMLAKAFQKLGYAESFAKVVVSTREGVGHFQCNGAMPLAKFAKKAPFIIAQDIIDSIDDKSIFAKLEVAKPGFINMTLSSDFLAKITNEFLNAEKFGAKNNNDPKKVVLDFGGPNVAKPMHVGHIRSALLGDALQRIHRFYNDDVVSDVHLGDWGTQMGMLIEEIKLESPDLVYFDENFTGEYPEQSPVTVKELAEIYPRASKRCKSDMTEMEKARQATFELQQGRRGYVALWQHFVRISVEAIKKDFDSLDVSFDLWLGESDANKFVDEMIAHFKAENFIYEDEGAWVIDTNKEDVPPLIVVKSDGGVMYGTTDLATLWQRNKDLNPDEVIYVVDKRQSLHFKQVFSVAERTGVVNSQCRLKHVAFGTVNGKDGRPFKTREGGVMRLSDLISQAKQCARDRMPEEKNEHVINQIAMATIKFGDLVNNYSNDYIFDLEKFAQYEGKTGPYLLYTAVRAKSILRKVFGEDYCIKSLIKDFNIAPAQNEHEEKLQLQLLQFPIAVARSYENSQPHHICEYAYSLANSFNKFYVNCPITSLDDETAKNTRVALCLATVKAMTIAAGLLGISIPERM
- a CDS encoding peptide MFS transporter; protein product: MSNFFNQPKAFYTIFMLEIWERFGYGALVAILVVYLQIGGIHLSESGAIATYAAFAALVYAFIVLGGYIGDMILGAKRTILLGLIILLSGYALLVFEDKESTLWGLSFICVGTGLFKSNPTSLLAKCYVNSDSGKISNAFTLFYMAINIGSLLGMLMIPTIAKNFGYSSSFIAISMALVLAIMTFVGFGFTMKNIYTYAGGKKLNYKYLFFVIVGVAIMIYIVKFLLAYILIAKLIVVLTFILSFCIYIYLAYLYKKEGYFYKMMLALILMCEAMVYKVSYIQMASSINLFTIKNTDHSILGLTIAPETFQSFNPFWIFVLSPILAFYYVRSENSKFDINVYTKFSIGLFSIGFSFIVLYISRFSAVDGVISAYWLVLSYALQALGELLISAIGLSMFTKLAPAKVNGFMVGVWWVFLAFASILGGIVAQLTAIDKNQAINMTLNTSLVDYTNFFLSIGVVIIIVSLLSFKLSPFKRKLMNQVS
- a CDS encoding L-rhamnose/proton symporter RhaT: MLLSFAILLALVGGALNGSFAVPSKLINNTSKNQVWFHFSYWAYVIIPILTLYLFCNDFATYYSYISTKVLLTLFIGGFIWGAGMICCLVAFKHVGISITFGINIGLATAGGSILPLVILNQSKLLTPFGIIIILSFILFIIGVTLVTIAARIRDRDIGATLDKKSSSFIIGIICCITAGIGSMTQAFVFNYGVSFFMKNPNLDSLSLLTKSNMPWVIIFLGAFIPNILYFKYKYNKEKKLLPKKYNTFLFKSFITEKIAIIAMAFMFFECIIFFSISGTLLGGLGIIITYPIFMVFIILTSNFWGFFFKEWFYSSKKAKTYMFFAIAVLIIAVLSQTSAYFFTN